The following are encoded together in the Vibrio splendidus genome:
- the wecB gene encoding non-hydrolyzing UDP-N-acetylglucosamine 2-epimerase gives MKKLKVMSVVGTRPEIIRLSRVLSKLDEHCEHVLVHTGQNYDFELNEVFFNDLGVRKPDYFLNAAGKNAAETIGQVIIKVDQALEEIQPDAMLVLGDTNSCLSAIPAKRRKVPIFHMEAGNRCFDQRVPEETNRRIVDHTADINLTYSSIARDYLLAEGLPADRVIKTGSPMFEVLNHYMPQIESSDVLARLKLEKGQFFVVSAHREENVDSPKQLAKLAETLNTVAEHYDLPVIVSTHPRTRNRIEAQGIKFHHNIQLLKPLGFHDYNHLQKNAKVVLSDSGTINEESSIMNFPALNLREAHERPEGMEEASVMMVGLGVNRVMQALQVLDTQPSGNERLLRPVYDYSMPNVSDKMVRIIHSYTDYVKRVVWKEY, from the coding sequence ATGAAAAAATTAAAAGTAATGTCGGTGGTCGGAACTCGACCTGAAATCATTCGTTTATCTAGAGTGTTATCAAAATTGGATGAGCACTGTGAACATGTTCTTGTCCATACAGGTCAAAATTATGATTTTGAGTTAAACGAAGTGTTCTTTAATGACTTAGGGGTGCGTAAACCTGATTATTTCTTAAATGCTGCGGGTAAAAATGCTGCAGAAACTATCGGGCAAGTTATCATTAAAGTCGATCAAGCATTAGAAGAGATCCAGCCAGATGCAATGCTAGTATTGGGTGATACCAATTCTTGTTTATCTGCAATACCAGCGAAACGTCGTAAAGTTCCCATTTTTCATATGGAAGCGGGTAATCGCTGCTTTGATCAACGTGTACCAGAAGAAACGAATCGACGTATTGTTGATCATACCGCAGATATAAACCTAACTTACAGCTCGATTGCGCGAGATTACTTACTTGCGGAAGGTCTACCAGCTGATCGTGTGATCAAAACAGGCAGTCCAATGTTTGAGGTATTAAATCACTATATGCCTCAGATCGAAAGCTCTGATGTGCTAGCTCGTTTAAAACTTGAAAAAGGGCAGTTTTTTGTGGTGAGTGCTCACCGTGAAGAAAATGTAGATTCTCCGAAACAGCTAGCGAAGCTTGCCGAAACGCTAAATACTGTTGCAGAGCATTATGATTTACCAGTGATAGTTTCAACACACCCTCGAACTCGTAACCGCATTGAAGCTCAAGGCATTAAATTTCATCATAACATTCAATTACTCAAGCCATTGGGCTTCCATGACTACAACCACCTTCAGAAGAATGCCAAAGTGGTTCTTTCAGACAGTGGTACGATTAATGAAGAATCCTCTATCATGAACTTCCCTGCACTAAACTTGCGTGAAGCACATGAGCGCCCAGAGGGAATGGAAGAAGCTTCAGTCATGATGGTAGGTCTAGGTGTAAACCGTGTAATGCAGGCTCTACAAGTATTAGATACTCAACCAAGTGGCAATGAGCGTCTATTACGTCCCGTATACGATTACAGCATGCCGAATGTGTCTGACAAGATGGTCAGAATCATTCACTCGTATACTGATTACGTTAAGCGAGTTGTTTGGAAAGAGTATTAA
- a CDS encoding glycosyltransferase family 4 protein: MKILLLTQWFDPEPTFKGLLFAQALRDEGHEVEVLTGFPNYPGGKVYDGYKINFYQKEVMDGITIHRAPLYPSHDGSAAKRILNYMSFAISTFLVGLIKTRNIDVIYSYHPPLTTSLSACLLGFCKRVPFVVDVQDLWPDTLSATGMINNKRVLNIVGKTCDFVYKRASKVVVLSPGFKKRIVSRGVPVEKIEVIYNWCNEPALNKFEQADIKLPEDGNLNLLFAGNLGFAQGLPSIIQAAEILDHQNINVNIVFLGDGVAKQAAIETVEDLKLSNVYFLPRVSMQQVGSLLSSADMLLVHLNKNELFEITVPSRTQANMAMGKPIVMGVSGDASDLITKAGAGVTCQPDNPESLADAISHLCCLSDTERLQLGNAGKDYYEQHLSLKQGVSKFISIFEEVR; encoded by the coding sequence ATGAAAATTCTTTTGTTAACTCAATGGTTTGATCCAGAACCTACCTTTAAAGGTCTTCTTTTTGCTCAAGCTCTCCGTGATGAGGGGCATGAGGTTGAAGTTCTTACTGGCTTTCCGAATTATCCTGGCGGTAAAGTTTACGATGGCTATAAAATTAACTTTTACCAAAAAGAGGTTATGGATGGGATAACTATCCATCGAGCACCTTTGTATCCAAGCCACGATGGCTCTGCAGCTAAACGAATTTTAAATTATATGTCATTCGCGATTAGTACTTTTCTTGTAGGACTGATAAAAACTAGAAATATAGATGTTATTTATAGTTATCACCCTCCTTTGACAACATCATTGTCAGCTTGTTTGTTAGGGTTTTGTAAGAGGGTACCTTTTGTTGTTGATGTACAAGACTTATGGCCTGATACATTATCTGCAACTGGGATGATTAATAACAAGAGAGTTCTTAATATAGTCGGAAAAACTTGTGACTTCGTATATAAAAGAGCATCTAAAGTTGTCGTTTTATCACCTGGATTCAAAAAAAGAATAGTATCAAGAGGTGTACCTGTCGAAAAAATCGAAGTTATTTATAATTGGTGTAATGAACCTGCTTTAAATAAGTTTGAACAGGCAGACATTAAACTACCAGAAGATGGAAATTTAAACCTATTGTTTGCTGGCAACCTTGGTTTTGCTCAAGGGCTTCCTTCTATTATTCAGGCGGCAGAGATATTGGACCACCAAAATATTAACGTGAATATTGTATTTCTCGGTGACGGGGTCGCTAAACAGGCGGCAATCGAGACTGTTGAAGATCTAAAATTAAGCAACGTATATTTTTTGCCAAGAGTTTCTATGCAACAAGTTGGGTCATTACTTTCTAGTGCGGATATGCTTCTTGTTCATTTAAATAAAAATGAATTATTCGAGATTACAGTGCCATCAAGAACTCAAGCAAACATGGCAATGGGTAAGCCAATCGTTATGGGCGTTTCCGGTGATGCTTCCGACTTGATAACTAAAGCAGGAGCAGGAGTCACGTGTCAACCAGATAACCCAGAATCATTGGCTGATGCTATATCACACCTATGTTGTTTGTCAGATACAGAGCGGTTGCAACTTGGGAATGCAGGAAAAGATTACTATGAGCAGCATTTGTCACTTAAACAGGGTGTTTCTAAGTTTATTTCAATTTTTGAGGAAGTTCGATGA
- a CDS encoding sugar transferase: MKRLFDFCASLTALVIFSPIIALVAWKIRKNLGSPVLFKQTRPGLQGKSFQMVKFRSMKDAVDSQGNVLPDSERLTPFGEKLRSSSLDELPGLWNVVKGEMSLVGPRPLLMQYLPLYNARQAKRHNVRPGITGWAQVNGRNAISWEQKFEYDVWYVMNQSFFLDIKILFLTVKKVFIREGINQDGEATMEAFKGNERDE, encoded by the coding sequence ATGAAAAGGTTGTTTGATTTTTGTGCTTCACTTACCGCGCTTGTTATCTTCTCTCCCATCATAGCTTTGGTTGCATGGAAGATTAGAAAAAATCTAGGCTCACCTGTTCTTTTTAAACAAACACGCCCAGGGTTGCAGGGTAAGTCTTTTCAGATGGTTAAATTTCGCTCAATGAAAGATGCCGTAGATTCGCAAGGTAATGTTCTCCCGGATTCGGAACGACTAACTCCGTTTGGTGAAAAACTACGGTCCTCAAGCTTGGATGAATTACCCGGCTTATGGAATGTGGTTAAGGGTGAAATGAGTCTAGTGGGGCCAAGGCCTCTTTTGATGCAGTACTTACCATTGTATAATGCTCGCCAAGCTAAACGGCATAATGTTCGACCTGGGATCACTGGTTGGGCTCAAGTTAATGGTCGCAACGCGATTAGTTGGGAACAGAAGTTTGAGTATGATGTTTGGTATGTTATGAACCAATCTTTTTTTCTTGATATTAAAATATTATTTTTGACTGTTAAAAAAGTGTTTATTCGAGAAGGTATCAACCAGGATGGTGAGGCTACCATGGAGGCTTTTAAGGGAAATGAACGAGACGAATGA
- a CDS encoding acetyltransferase, producing the protein MNETNDLVQKVVVVGAGGLGRELYSYLRLEPTKYDVIGFIDDNINALDGYKYPVGVIGKISTYKREKGVKLLNAIMSPVTKEKIVTQLKSRNHTFISYVSPESIIGCNVTLGEGCIITPSCIVTADVSIGDFFFMNTGSTLGHDVSIEGFVSINGKVEICGNVSIGSFCLIGGRAIILPGKKIVAGTIVGAGSVVVGNIRKPMTVFGNPAKRV; encoded by the coding sequence ATGAACGAGACGAATGACTTGGTACAGAAAGTTGTTGTTGTTGGGGCTGGTGGATTAGGGCGAGAGCTTTATTCTTATTTACGATTAGAACCCACAAAATATGATGTTATTGGTTTTATTGATGATAACATCAACGCACTTGATGGCTACAAATATCCTGTTGGAGTAATAGGCAAAATTTCAACATATAAGCGAGAAAAAGGAGTGAAGTTGTTAAATGCGATTATGTCACCTGTGACAAAAGAAAAAATCGTAACTCAACTTAAAAGTCGAAATCATACCTTCATCTCGTATGTATCCCCTGAAAGTATAATTGGATGTAATGTTACTCTTGGTGAAGGGTGCATTATCACCCCTAGTTGTATAGTTACGGCTGATGTATCTATAGGAGACTTTTTTTTTATGAATACGGGATCCACACTGGGGCATGATGTTAGTATTGAAGGTTTCGTTTCTATAAATGGAAAAGTGGAAATTTGCGGCAATGTGTCGATTGGTAGCTTTTGCTTGATCGGCGGTAGAGCTATTATATTACCAGGAAAGAAAATTGTTGCGGGAACTATAGTTGGTGCTGGAAGTGTGGTCGTTGGTAACATTCGTAAGCCTATGACAGTATTTGGTAATCCGGCTAAAAGGGTATAA
- a CDS encoding 3-oxoacyl-[acyl-carrier-protein] synthase III C-terminal domain-containing protein: MANSKFNNGKITGVVTVVPQDVRCIDDEVHLYGGNEKQIARIKRAIGLDKRHVTDESITTLDLCVDAAEKLISGIDIDKKDIDGLIFVTQTPDYLQPSNAAIAHGVLGLSTDAASFDIGLGCSGYVYGLWMAHMMVASQTCKRVLLLAGDTLSKCVNPRDRATAPLFGDAGTATLIEYTEADVESYFSLHTNGAGYQHILQPAGGFRKPSSLETAVEKIDEEGNYRSENDLAMNGGEVFNFSIKTEPPAIKEILEFARQDINDVDYVVFHQANKYIITNIAKRLKLPMDKVPCETVSKYGNQSSASIPCTINDAIGRNLSISDKRLILSGFGVGLSWASAIVNLSGIYSPPVLIYQPKEIK; the protein is encoded by the coding sequence ATGGCAAATTCAAAGTTTAACAATGGAAAAATAACTGGTGTAGTTACCGTTGTACCACAAGATGTGCGTTGTATTGATGACGAAGTACACTTGTACGGTGGTAATGAAAAGCAAATCGCTCGAATTAAACGAGCAATTGGTCTGGATAAACGCCATGTGACAGATGAATCAATAACGACACTTGACCTTTGCGTCGACGCTGCTGAAAAGCTCATTAGTGGCATTGACATCGATAAGAAAGATATTGATGGTTTAATTTTTGTAACACAAACGCCTGACTATCTGCAACCCTCAAATGCTGCAATAGCTCATGGGGTTTTAGGGTTATCAACTGACGCGGCTTCATTTGATATCGGATTAGGTTGCTCTGGATATGTTTATGGTTTGTGGATGGCGCATATGATGGTTGCGTCACAAACATGTAAAAGAGTCTTACTTTTGGCTGGCGATACGTTAAGTAAGTGCGTAAACCCAAGGGACCGAGCAACTGCCCCACTGTTTGGAGATGCTGGTACTGCAACTTTGATCGAATATACCGAAGCAGATGTTGAAAGCTATTTTAGTTTACATACAAATGGTGCTGGATATCAGCATATATTACAACCAGCAGGTGGCTTTCGAAAACCAAGTTCACTTGAAACCGCCGTTGAAAAAATTGATGAAGAAGGTAATTATCGCTCTGAAAATGATTTAGCAATGAATGGTGGGGAGGTGTTTAATTTCTCTATTAAAACAGAACCACCTGCAATAAAAGAAATATTAGAATTTGCTAGACAAGACATAAACGATGTGGATTACGTTGTATTCCATCAAGCTAATAAATATATCATTACTAACATTGCAAAGCGTTTAAAATTGCCAATGGACAAGGTTCCTTGTGAGACCGTAAGTAAGTATGGCAATCAAAGTAGTGCATCGATTCCATGTACAATCAATGATGCAATTGGACGGAATTTAAGCATAAGTGATAAACGCTTGATTCTTTCAGGGTTTGGTGTCGGCTTATCATGGGCAAGTGCAATAGTAAATTTATCGGGCATATATAGCCCGCCAGTTTTAATATATCAACCAAAGGAAATAAAATGA
- a CDS encoding SDR family NAD(P)-dependent oxidoreductase yields the protein MGKLYLVTGVSSGIGFATAELLLANNHSVVGVSRKCSDKVKSLQESYPEKFVFEAKDLTVDLDKLPRWVLNLSKAHGRFSGFVHAAGVLQVLPLRFVTHQKMLEVFTLNLFSALEIAKGITDKRACTEGDKSVVFISSIAATTGSTGIVNYSSSKAALNGAMRSLAKEVSPERVRVNSIICGTVKTELIDAHSDVYTDEYLERMEGTYPLGLGKATDVANGVVFLLSDNSKWITGTELVIDGGMSLGVHE from the coding sequence ATGGGAAAGCTCTATTTAGTTACTGGAGTTAGTTCTGGTATAGGCTTTGCCACAGCTGAGTTGTTGTTAGCGAATAATCATAGTGTTGTTGGCGTTTCTCGCAAGTGCTCTGATAAAGTAAAAAGCTTGCAAGAATCTTATCCAGAAAAATTTGTTTTTGAAGCAAAGGATTTGACGGTAGATTTGGATAAATTACCTCGTTGGGTTTTGAACTTGAGTAAAGCTCATGGTCGTTTTTCTGGCTTCGTACATGCAGCGGGTGTATTACAAGTTTTACCTTTGCGATTTGTAACGCACCAAAAAATGCTAGAGGTATTTACGTTAAATCTATTTTCTGCCTTAGAAATAGCTAAAGGAATTACAGATAAGAGAGCTTGTACTGAAGGCGATAAATCGGTGGTGTTTATATCTTCAATTGCAGCGACAACAGGATCAACTGGAATTGTCAATTACAGCTCATCAAAAGCGGCCCTAAATGGAGCGATGAGATCCTTAGCAAAAGAAGTATCACCTGAGAGGGTTCGAGTTAACTCGATCATCTGTGGGACAGTTAAGACGGAGCTAATTGACGCTCATTCTGATGTGTACACTGATGAGTATTTAGAAAGAATGGAAGGCACGTATCCTCTCGGGCTTGGCAAAGCAACTGATGTTGCAAATGGAGTTGTTTTTTTATTATCAGATAATTCAAAATGGATAACTGGTACTGAGTTAGTTATCGATGGTGGAATGAGTTTAGGGGTACATGAATGA